A genomic window from Nitrospirota bacterium includes:
- a CDS encoding porin — protein sequence MKKVIFSMWVTLVFVFAIVFSSFAEEAKPAGLNADEIKKALGLSVYLQGGYTYNFRNPDSGENRLRVFDHEANSINLDLAQIVFTKDAPMNGVGFKLKLSAGETAKWIHSRGLGINDGDDPSKSDAFDLTEAYIEYLAPVGKGLKLRLGKYATYFGAEVIEAKDNPNYSRSLLFNYAIPFTHTGLMAGYSFTDQLSANLHVVNGWDNTSDNNKGKSVGLSIGYAPMEQLSMYFNTMYGPEQLDNNSNNRFLFDWVATIKPMKNLSLILNVDYAKEDMGPHVDDAKWYGYAAIAKYDFNDRYSIAVRGEYFKDSDGVRTGIKQAMKEITITPEIRFANGIILRPEYRHDWAGANTFDSHRDIMNKKSQDTIALAVMYSW from the coding sequence ATGAAAAAGGTTATTTTCAGTATGTGGGTTACATTGGTTTTTGTATTTGCAATCGTATTCAGCAGTTTCGCAGAGGAGGCCAAGCCTGCTGGTCTGAATGCCGACGAGATCAAGAAGGCTTTGGGCCTCAGCGTCTATCTGCAGGGCGGGTACACGTATAACTTCAGGAACCCTGATTCAGGAGAAAACAGGCTCCGCGTTTTTGATCATGAGGCAAACAGCATTAATCTTGATCTTGCTCAGATCGTCTTTACCAAGGACGCACCCATGAACGGCGTCGGATTCAAACTGAAGCTTTCGGCCGGCGAGACCGCAAAGTGGATACATTCAAGAGGTCTGGGGATCAATGACGGCGATGATCCGTCAAAGAGCGACGCCTTTGACCTGACCGAGGCCTATATTGAGTATCTTGCTCCTGTCGGCAAGGGACTCAAGCTTCGCCTTGGAAAGTATGCCACCTATTTTGGCGCTGAGGTGATCGAGGCAAAGGACAACCCGAACTATTCCCGTTCTCTTCTGTTTAATTATGCCATTCCGTTTACCCATACCGGTCTGATGGCAGGCTATAGTTTTACTGATCAATTGAGCGCAAACCTTCATGTCGTAAACGGCTGGGACAATACCAGCGACAACAACAAGGGCAAGAGTGTAGGTCTTAGCATCGGTTATGCGCCGATGGAGCAGCTCTCGATGTATTTCAATACCATGTATGGGCCTGAGCAGCTTGATAACAACTCCAACAACCGGTTCCTCTTTGACTGGGTGGCGACCATCAAGCCAATGAAGAACCTCAGTCTGATCCTGAATGTTGACTATGCAAAGGAAGATATGGGCCCTCACGTCGATGATGCAAAGTGGTATGGCTATGCAGCGATCGCCAAGTATGACTTCAATGACCGATACAGCATTGCGGTCAGGGGCGAATACTTTAAAGACAGTGACGGCGTAAGGACCGGCATAAAACAGGCCATGAAGGAGATCACGATTACTCCCGAGATACGGTTTGCAAACGGCATCATACTGCGGCCTGAGTACAGACATGACTGGGCTGGAGCGAATACCTTTGACAGTCATCGTGATATCATGAACAAAAAGAGCCAGGATACGATCGCTTTAGCGGTTATGTACTCCTGGTAA
- a CDS encoding ammonium transporter, with product MKRFISITILLSYLLFAGFVFAEEAKPVDAPAPAAVAATEPASATPAAAAVPAPPKIDTGDTAWMIVATALVMLMTIPGLALFYGGLAKRKDSLNTMAMSFVAFCIVSVLWVIFGFSFSFNGDLGGFIGDGAKAFLNGVGPNSINDLAKTIPEYIFIVYQMTFAAITVALASGAYIERMKFSAWILFSVLWFALVYIPVAHWVWGGGFLSKMGALDFAGGTVVHINAGAAALVGALILGKRKEKALLPGNLTLVVTGAGLLWFGWFGFNAGSALAANGLAGAAFINTNTAAAVAALAWMVVEWMHSKKATVLGLASGAVGGLVAITPAAGFVNISGAICIGLAAGIIPFFAVAYLKPKLGYDDTLDAFGIHGIGGTIGAILTGVFADPAINEAGKGLLYGNPGQLWTQILASLITFAYSAVATAIIFMVIKYTVGLRVDHEDEFIGLDESQHGEKAYNL from the coding sequence ATGAAAAGGTTTATCAGCATTACCATTTTGCTCAGTTACTTACTCTTTGCGGGGTTCGTCTTTGCTGAAGAAGCGAAGCCTGTTGATGCCCCTGCCCCGGCTGCAGTAGCAGCAACGGAGCCGGCATCAGCAACCCCTGCGGCAGCGGCAGTGCCTGCCCCGCCCAAGATCGACACCGGCGACACTGCCTGGATGATCGTGGCAACAGCCTTGGTAATGCTTATGACCATTCCGGGGCTGGCCCTCTTTTACGGAGGTCTTGCAAAACGGAAGGACTCCCTTAATACCATGGCCATGTCCTTTGTAGCGTTCTGCATCGTGAGCGTACTCTGGGTGATCTTTGGTTTCAGTTTCTCTTTTAACGGAGATCTGGGAGGGTTCATCGGCGATGGTGCAAAGGCCTTCCTCAATGGTGTCGGTCCAAACAGCATCAATGATCTGGCAAAGACCATACCGGAATATATCTTTATTGTGTATCAAATGACCTTTGCAGCCATTACCGTCGCTCTTGCAAGCGGTGCGTATATCGAGAGGATGAAGTTCTCGGCCTGGATTCTTTTTTCGGTTTTGTGGTTTGCCCTGGTCTATATCCCGGTTGCGCACTGGGTATGGGGCGGCGGCTTCCTCAGCAAAATGGGAGCTCTTGATTTTGCCGGTGGGACCGTTGTCCATATCAATGCCGGAGCAGCCGCGCTCGTAGGCGCTCTCATCCTTGGGAAGCGTAAGGAGAAGGCACTCCTGCCGGGCAACCTGACACTTGTTGTTACCGGAGCCGGCCTGCTCTGGTTCGGATGGTTCGGGTTCAATGCCGGTTCTGCCCTTGCCGCAAACGGTCTTGCAGGCGCTGCCTTCATCAACACCAACACCGCAGCCGCTGTTGCAGCCCTGGCCTGGATGGTAGTGGAATGGATGCACTCAAAAAAGGCGACCGTGCTCGGTCTGGCCTCTGGAGCGGTAGGCGGACTGGTTGCGATCACGCCTGCAGCAGGCTTTGTGAATATCAGCGGTGCGATCTGTATCGGCCTTGCAGCAGGTATCATTCCTTTCTTTGCAGTGGCATATCTGAAGCCCAAGTTAGGCTATGACGATACACTTGACGCCTTCGGCATTCATGGCATTGGCGGAACCATCGGAGCCATACTGACCGGAGTCTTTGCAGACCCGGCAATCAATGAGGCTGGTAAAGGCCTGTTATACGGCAATCCCGGCCAGCTCTGGACGCAGATCCTGGCTTCTCTGATAACGTTTGCCTATAGCGCAGTTGCGACAGCGATTATCTTCATGGTCATTAAATATACGGTTGGCCTGAGGGTTGATCACGAAGATGAGTTTATCGGTCTTGATGAAAGCCAGCACGGCGAGAAGGCATACAACTTATAA
- a CDS encoding P-II family nitrogen regulator, with the protein MKKIEAIIKPFKLDEVKDALNAIGIQGMTVTEVKGFGRQKGHVELYRGAEYDISFIPKVKIEAVVSEAMVEKAISTIAEKAKTGKIGDGKIFVSSLEQIIRIRTGETGETAI; encoded by the coding sequence ATGAAGAAGATAGAAGCGATCATAAAGCCGTTTAAGTTAGATGAAGTTAAGGATGCCCTCAATGCGATCGGTATTCAGGGTATGACCGTCACCGAGGTGAAGGGTTTCGGCAGGCAGAAAGGGCATGTAGAGCTTTACCGCGGCGCTGAATACGACATTTCGTTCATACCCAAGGTGAAGATAGAGGCAGTGGTTTCCGAGGCCATGGTCGAAAAGGCTATCTCAACGATCGCAGAGAAGGCCAAGACAGGCAAGATCGGCGACGGCAAGATATTTGTATCGTCCCTTGAGCAGATCATCAGAATAAGGACCGGCGAAACAGGAGAGACCGCCATCTAA
- a CDS encoding ammonium transporter: protein MIVMMLVPLSASAEGVGKVDSGDTAFVLLSAALVMLMTPGLAMFYGGMVRKKNVLGTLMHSFVAIALVSVQWILVGYSLSFGPDINGLIGSLDWIGLRGVGVEPNPDYAATIPHMAFMIYQAMFAVITPALIAGAFAERMKFSAFLVFTLLWSTLVYDPVAHWVWGTGGWLRNLGALDFAGGIVVHITSGISALAAALVIGKRRGYLREAMPPHNLPMTVLGAGLLWFGWFGFNAGSALSAGGLSTMAFVVTHIAAVTATLVWVVIEWLHRGKPTMFGAATGSIAGLATITPASGFVGPMGALMIGVAAGSICYLSLSLKPKLKFDDSLDAFGVHGVGGILGTIGAGLFAQKAINAAGADGLFFGNPHQLLVQLMSIVVVAVFSFVASLVILKVIDWTIGLRLSDEEELMGLDLSQHEENGYQM from the coding sequence ATGATAGTAATGATGCTCGTGCCACTGTCCGCTTCTGCAGAAGGCGTCGGCAAGGTCGATTCAGGAGATACCGCATTTGTTCTTCTTTCTGCAGCACTGGTCATGTTGATGACCCCCGGGTTGGCCATGTTTTATGGCGGTATGGTCAGAAAAAAGAACGTTCTCGGCACGCTTATGCACAGTTTTGTGGCCATAGCGCTGGTGAGCGTGCAGTGGATACTTGTAGGCTATAGTCTGTCCTTTGGCCCTGATATCAACGGCCTGATCGGCAGTCTGGATTGGATAGGGCTGAGGGGCGTCGGCGTCGAGCCGAATCCTGATTATGCGGCGACCATACCGCATATGGCATTTATGATCTATCAGGCGATGTTTGCGGTCATTACCCCTGCCCTGATTGCCGGGGCCTTTGCCGAGAGGATGAAGTTCTCGGCGTTTCTGGTTTTTACCCTGCTGTGGTCGACGTTGGTCTACGACCCGGTTGCCCACTGGGTATGGGGAACGGGCGGGTGGCTCAGGAATCTGGGCGCCCTTGATTTCGCAGGCGGTATTGTCGTGCATATCACCTCAGGCATTTCAGCCCTGGCTGCGGCGCTTGTCATAGGGAAAAGAAGAGGCTACTTGAGGGAGGCCATGCCGCCCCATAACCTGCCGATGACAGTTCTCGGTGCAGGCCTGCTCTGGTTTGGCTGGTTCGGATTCAATGCCGGGAGCGCGCTGTCAGCAGGCGGCCTCAGCACCATGGCTTTTGTTGTAACGCATATCGCTGCAGTAACGGCAACGCTGGTATGGGTGGTCATTGAATGGCTCCATAGAGGCAAGCCGACCATGTTCGGTGCCGCAACCGGCTCCATTGCAGGACTTGCGACCATTACCCCTGCATCAGGGTTTGTGGGCCCCATGGGGGCGCTGATGATCGGCGTTGCAGCCGGTTCGATATGCTACCTCTCGCTTTCTCTGAAACCGAAACTCAAATTCGATGATTCTCTTGATGCGTTTGGTGTACATGGTGTTGGCGGCATACTCGGCACTATCGGTGCCGGCCTCTTTGCGCAGAAGGCGATCAATGCAGCAGGCGCTGACGGACTCTTCTTTGGCAATCCACACCAGCTTCTGGTCCAGCTTATGTCGATAGTGGTGGTGGCAGTATTTTCCTTTGTGGCAAGCCTGGTAATACTTAAGGTAATAGACTGGACGATCGGCCTCAGACTCTCTGATGAAGAAGAACTGATGGGTCTTGACCTCAGCCAGCATGAGGAGAATGGCTATCAGATGTAA
- a CDS encoding HIT family protein — translation MSVCPFCAIPAEDVLGENEHALAVHDRRPVSEGHTLIITKRHVDDYFKLSIEEKNETLSLLERMKGLIDMELNPDGYNIGMNIGEAAGQRIFHVHIHLIPRMKGETVNGERAVKGVIRHKMSY, via the coding sequence ATGAGTGTATGTCCATTTTGTGCAATACCGGCGGAAGACGTGCTTGGCGAAAACGAGCATGCTCTTGCCGTCCACGATCGACGGCCTGTGAGCGAGGGGCATACGCTTATCATCACCAAACGCCATGTGGATGACTATTTCAAGCTTTCGATAGAAGAAAAAAATGAAACGCTCTCACTCCTTGAGCGAATGAAGGGTCTTATCGACATGGAACTGAATCCTGATGGATATAATATCGGCATGAATATTGGAGAGGCCGCCGGCCAGCGAATTTTTCATGTACATATCCATCTCATCCCGAGAATGAAGGGAGAAACCGTCAATGGCGAACGCGCTGTAAAGGGAGTCATACGCCACAAAATGAGCTATTGA
- a CDS encoding aldehyde ferredoxin oxidoreductase: MDKILRVDVGAEGGPKATTVPVGDYAGLGGRAMTSAIVSKEVPPLCHPLGAENKLVIAPGLLSGTASAMSGRISVGCKSPLTGGIKEANSGGQAAQVMARLGYGAIVLEGKPKGDDLYKVFINKDGVRISADNSLKMLTNYDLIAKMKAEYGDKICCISIGPAGEMKMGAATVAFTDMELRPTRHAGRGGVGAVMGAKNIKVIVLDDTGMSMRPPKDPEKFKDANKRFVDGLKKHPVTGQGLPAYGTNVLTNILNEVGGYPTYNFKQGRFDGAAAISGETLAETEKKRGANPTHGCHRGCVIQCSGTYNDKDGHFLTKQPEYETVWAHGGNCGINDMDKIAMLDFLDDTYGIDTIEMGATIAVAMEAGLAKFGDADAAIKMVHEVGKGTDLGRILGNGAALTGKAFGVERVPVVKGQAMPAYDPRAVQGIGVTYATSPMGADHTAGYAVTANVLKVGGDVNALKPEGQIELSRNLQIATAAIDSTGMCLFIAFAVLDQPDTFQALLDLLNAFYGLNLTGDGVTDLGKMVLKMERDFNKAAGFTPQHDRLPSYFKTEKFAPHNVTFEVKDEDLDKVFNW; encoded by the coding sequence ATGGATAAGATCCTGAGAGTCGATGTGGGAGCAGAAGGTGGTCCAAAGGCAACAACAGTTCCGGTTGGCGACTATGCTGGTCTTGGCGGCAGGGCGATGACCTCTGCGATCGTATCGAAGGAGGTCCCTCCGTTATGCCACCCTCTGGGCGCAGAGAATAAGCTGGTCATAGCCCCCGGTCTCCTGAGCGGTACCGCGAGTGCCATGTCAGGCAGGATCTCTGTCGGCTGCAAGAGCCCGCTTACCGGCGGCATCAAGGAGGCGAACTCCGGTGGACAGGCTGCGCAGGTAATGGCGCGGCTTGGGTATGGCGCGATTGTGCTTGAAGGGAAGCCAAAGGGAGATGATCTGTACAAGGTCTTCATAAATAAGGACGGGGTCAGGATCTCGGCTGACAACAGCCTGAAGATGCTCACCAATTACGACCTTATCGCGAAGATGAAGGCGGAATACGGCGATAAGATATGCTGCATCTCGATCGGGCCTGCCGGTGAGATGAAGATGGGCGCAGCGACTGTTGCGTTTACGGACATGGAATTGAGGCCTACCCGTCATGCGGGCCGTGGTGGCGTCGGCGCTGTTATGGGCGCCAAGAATATCAAGGTCATTGTGCTTGACGATACCGGCATGTCGATGCGGCCGCCGAAGGACCCCGAGAAGTTCAAGGACGCCAACAAGAGGTTCGTCGATGGTCTTAAGAAGCACCCGGTCACCGGGCAGGGCCTTCCTGCGTATGGCACGAACGTGCTTACGAACATCCTGAATGAGGTTGGAGGGTACCCGACATACAACTTTAAACAGGGCCGTTTTGACGGAGCTGCTGCGATCAGCGGCGAGACCCTGGCTGAGACCGAAAAGAAGCGCGGGGCGAACCCGACCCACGGCTGCCACCGCGGCTGTGTTATTCAGTGCTCGGGTACCTATAATGACAAGGACGGTCATTTTCTGACCAAACAGCCGGAGTATGAGACGGTCTGGGCCCACGGCGGCAACTGCGGCATCAACGACATGGACAAGATCGCCATGCTCGACTTCCTTGATGACACCTACGGCATTGATACGATCGAGATGGGCGCGACGATTGCGGTTGCAATGGAAGCAGGGCTTGCGAAGTTCGGCGATGCGGACGCTGCGATCAAGATGGTGCACGAGGTCGGCAAGGGAACAGACCTCGGCAGGATACTCGGCAACGGAGCTGCCCTGACCGGCAAGGCCTTTGGCGTAGAGCGTGTTCCGGTGGTCAAGGGCCAGGCTATGCCGGCGTACGATCCCCGTGCAGTGCAGGGCATCGGCGTCACGTACGCCACGAGCCCTATGGGCGCGGACCACACTGCAGGGTATGCTGTTACTGCAAACGTCCTGAAGGTCGGCGGCGATGTGAACGCACTCAAACCTGAAGGCCAGATCGAGCTCTCCCGGAACCTGCAGATCGCGACCGCGGCGATCGACTCTACGGGCATGTGCCTTTTCATTGCCTTTGCGGTGCTCGATCAGCCCGATACCTTCCAGGCACTGCTCGATCTGCTCAATGCCTTCTACGGACTGAACCTGACCGGCGACGGTGTGACTGATCTGGGCAAAATGGTGCTCAAGATGGAACGGGACTTTAACAAGGCCGCCGGTTTCACCCCGCAGCATGACCGGTTGCCGAGCTATTTCAAAACAGAGAAATTTGCGCCGCATAATGTTACCTTCGAAGTCAAGGACGAGGATCTGGACAAGGTTTTTAACTGGTAG
- a CDS encoding MoaD/ThiS family protein: MKIKLFASLRKFGPDEQIIELPDKATIDDAIDSLNIPKTALLRIVNGEHRPAVHQLKDGDELALFPPIAGG; the protein is encoded by the coding sequence GTGAAGATCAAGCTTTTCGCATCGTTGCGCAAGTTCGGCCCTGATGAGCAGATCATTGAATTGCCTGACAAAGCTACGATCGACGATGCAATAGACTCACTGAATATTCCGAAGACCGCCCTGCTCAGGATCGTCAATGGGGAGCACAGACCTGCAGTACACCAGCTGAAGGACGGGGATGAACTGGCACTCTTCCCGCCCATAGCGGGCGGATAG
- a CDS encoding radical SAM/SPASM family putative metalloenzyme maturase, with the protein MTANTYPSRLFVELTTRCNLKCDMCVKQNGVGGIPEGSMTPETFEALAPAFPHLEALVLNGIGESLLNPHLETFIRKAKALMPEQAWVGFQSNGMALTDQRAASLLDAGLDRICLSVDTISDDSFRTIRSGGQMSGIVAAFSSLNKARARGRGRDLRIGIEFVLMRSNLTELPEVVRWAGRNGASFAIVTHLLPYQKDLVAQTVYDTNTAGAIALFKHWKTEALQEGLDLRHYSDTLTKVARTPEEERIVDLVAKMRGDAEAQGITLHLDRLLRRDEQWLSSVERVFDEARLAARETGVELTLPGMAPRNTRKCEFVEGNGAFISWDGDIHPCYFLWHRYACYVGGLAKKVKPWVFGNVHERDILAIWSDAASCSFRKNVLDYKFPFCFDCGFALCDYVSEEEFEQDCYLESVPCGACLWCTGLFHCLQ; encoded by the coding sequence ATGACAGCCAACACCTATCCCTCCCGACTTTTTGTCGAGCTTACGACCAGGTGTAATCTGAAATGCGACATGTGCGTGAAGCAGAACGGCGTTGGTGGTATACCTGAAGGCAGCATGACACCGGAGACCTTTGAGGCCCTTGCCCCGGCATTTCCTCATCTTGAGGCCCTTGTGCTGAATGGGATAGGGGAGTCTCTTCTTAATCCGCATCTTGAGACATTTATCCGCAAGGCAAAGGCCCTCATGCCTGAACAGGCGTGGGTCGGGTTTCAGTCGAACGGCATGGCGCTGACCGACCAGCGGGCTGCCTCACTTCTTGACGCAGGGCTCGACCGCATCTGCCTCTCTGTCGATACGATTTCAGATGACAGTTTCCGCACGATCCGGAGCGGCGGGCAGATGAGCGGTATTGTGGCGGCATTTTCGAGTCTGAACAAGGCCAGGGCGCGGGGCAGAGGACGTGACCTCCGCATAGGCATCGAGTTCGTGCTGATGCGCAGCAACCTTACCGAGCTGCCTGAAGTCGTGCGCTGGGCGGGCAGAAACGGTGCCAGCTTTGCCATTGTGACTCACCTCCTCCCGTATCAGAAAGACCTTGTCGCACAGACTGTATACGATACAAATACTGCCGGCGCCATTGCCCTGTTCAAGCACTGGAAAACAGAAGCGCTGCAGGAAGGTCTTGACCTCCGGCACTATTCCGATACGCTTACGAAGGTGGCAAGAACGCCGGAAGAAGAGCGGATCGTTGATCTTGTTGCAAAGATGCGGGGCGACGCAGAGGCGCAGGGCATTACCCTTCACCTGGACCGTCTGCTCAGGCGGGACGAGCAGTGGCTGTCGTCGGTTGAACGGGTCTTTGATGAGGCAAGGCTTGCTGCGCGAGAGACGGGAGTGGAACTGACGCTCCCTGGCATGGCGCCGCGTAATACAAGGAAGTGCGAGTTTGTTGAAGGAAACGGTGCCTTTATCTCCTGGGATGGGGACATCCATCCCTGCTATTTTCTCTGGCACCGGTATGCCTGTTATGTGGGCGGCCTTGCCAAGAAGGTGAAGCCCTGGGTTTTTGGCAATGTCCATGAGCGGGACATCCTTGCGATCTGGAGCGATGCAGCCTCCTGTTCCTTTCGAAAGAACGTGCTTGATTACAAATTCCCCTTCTGCTTTGATTGCGGTTTCGCTCTTTGTGACTATGTGAGCGAGGAGGAATTTGAACAGGACTGCTATCTTGAGTCTGTGCCCTGCGGCGCCTGTCTCTGGTGCACCGGGCTCTTTCATTGTCTCCAATAA
- a CDS encoding FecR domain-containing protein — translation MKHLKIIGLVIVIISMIIPVSARAEGLGNARLSLVDGDVQIRAADSSEWFPASMNMPLQEGDSLWVPEGARAEVQLTGGTQVRLDQRSSLDLLNIRSDSSQFYLAEGSAYVNFRGGRSGGLVQVDTPASSVRTYDRATFNIDVAGSGETNVSVYSGLVYAEGRSGSTRVAAGNSLVISDDYADLAPLGRADAWERWNAERDRRLGERRQSLRYLPGELETYASDFDENGRWVSVREYGYVWTPTVQVSVGWSPYRNGRWSWIGSDYVWIGYEPWGWAPYHYGRWDYAASVGWFWVPPARGDVYWGPGYVGWVSTPTLVAWVPLAPRETYYGYGNYGPHSVNLVKVNINSVVVKNRYRNIQVNNAVTALHRDAFIRGRQLDNKVSGNPFLSEKIHIGRPDIKPERESRMAVIRDIPRAMEPPMKIREIKAREIRESRPIIREKDKSLFSPERPHKQMGVKAVETPRERNRDGSAERSIERNRTLKPLDRQPIEERGKVITPAQKRGADETGGRQPESLGVPRKEKERAPVNTAPVVQPSQKLKPRPVEQPEKPAEPKQQILPPDRTKQRDIRRTDEGSPAQQPLKQKESAPVQNRQIKPAEPKQQILPPDRAKQRDIRRTDEGSPAQQPLKQKESAPVQNRQIKPEERQKKLQEIPLNRPDKQQEKRVRQDKEEQKAPGEGSQQKPVSGGAPVPR, via the coding sequence ATGAAGCATCTGAAAATCATAGGCCTGGTAATAGTGATCATATCGATGATAATTCCAGTATCAGCCAGGGCAGAAGGCCTCGGAAACGCCCGTCTCAGTCTTGTGGACGGCGATGTGCAGATCAGGGCTGCGGATTCATCTGAGTGGTTTCCTGCATCCATGAATATGCCCCTGCAGGAAGGTGACAGCCTCTGGGTGCCTGAGGGTGCAAGGGCTGAAGTGCAACTTACAGGCGGCACGCAGGTAAGACTTGATCAGCGGTCTTCACTTGATCTTCTGAACATCCGCAGCGATTCATCTCAATTCTATCTTGCAGAGGGCAGTGCATACGTGAACTTCAGGGGCGGAAGAAGCGGCGGCCTTGTGCAGGTCGACACGCCGGCATCTTCCGTAAGGACGTATGACCGGGCAACGTTTAATATTGATGTGGCAGGCAGCGGCGAGACCAATGTATCGGTATACTCGGGCCTGGTCTATGCGGAGGGCAGAAGCGGCAGCACACGGGTGGCTGCCGGAAACTCCCTTGTGATCAGTGATGATTATGCCGATCTTGCTCCTTTGGGCCGCGCTGATGCGTGGGAACGCTGGAACGCAGAGAGGGACCGCAGGCTCGGGGAGAGAAGACAAAGCTTGCGGTATCTGCCTGGTGAACTCGAAACCTATGCAAGCGACTTTGACGAAAACGGAAGATGGGTCTCGGTGAGGGAATACGGATATGTCTGGACACCAACGGTCCAGGTCTCGGTGGGCTGGTCGCCCTACCGTAACGGGCGCTGGAGCTGGATCGGCAGTGACTATGTCTGGATAGGGTATGAGCCCTGGGGATGGGCACCATATCATTACGGCAGGTGGGATTACGCTGCATCGGTGGGCTGGTTCTGGGTCCCTCCTGCCAGAGGGGATGTATATTGGGGGCCAGGGTATGTCGGCTGGGTAAGCACGCCAACCCTTGTCGCATGGGTGCCTCTTGCTCCCCGTGAGACCTATTATGGATACGGCAACTACGGGCCGCACAGCGTAAACCTTGTTAAGGTGAACATCAATTCCGTTGTAGTGAAAAACAGGTATCGCAATATTCAGGTTAATAATGCTGTGACCGCTCTGCACCGCGACGCCTTTATAAGGGGACGACAGCTCGACAACAAGGTCAGTGGAAACCCGTTTCTGAGCGAGAAGATCCATATCGGGAGGCCTGATATAAAACCCGAGAGGGAATCGAGAATGGCCGTTATCAGGGATATCCCAAGGGCCATGGAACCTCCGATGAAGATAAGGGAAATCAAAGCCAGGGAAATCAGGGAGTCAAGACCGATCATCAGGGAAAAAGATAAATCCCTATTCTCACCTGAGCGGCCGCATAAACAGATGGGAGTGAAGGCGGTCGAGACGCCGAGGGAACGCAACAGAGACGGATCTGCCGAAAGGTCAATTGAAAGGAATAGAACGCTCAAGCCGCTGGACAGACAACCGATCGAGGAGAGAGGAAAGGTCATAACGCCTGCTCAAAAGAGGGGAGCTGACGAAACAGGTGGACGTCAGCCGGAAAGCCTGGGAGTGCCGCGGAAAGAAAAAGAGAGAGCCCCGGTTAATACTGCGCCTGTTGTGCAGCCTTCTCAGAAACTGAAACCGCGTCCGGTCGAACAACCGGAGAAGCCTGCAGAACCGAAACAGCAAATTTTGCCGCCTGATCGTACAAAACAGAGAGATATCAGGAGAACTGACGAAGGCTCCCCTGCACAGCAGCCGTTAAAGCAGAAGGAGAGTGCACCTGTTCAGAACAGGCAGATAAAGCCTGCAGAACCGAAACAGCAAATTTTGCCGCCTGATCGTGCAAAACAGAGAGATATCAGGAGAACTGACGAAGGCTCCCCTGCACAGCAGCCGTTAAAGCAGAAGGAGAGTGCACCTGTTCAGAACAGACAGATAAAGCCTGAGGAACGTCAGAAGAAACTGCAGGAAATACCGTTGAACAGACCGGATAAGCAGCAGGAAAAAAGGGTGCGACAGGATAAGGAAGAGCAGAAGGCCCCTGGAGAAGGCAGCCAGCAGAAGCCTGTTTCGGGTGGAGCTCCGGTCCCCCGGTAG